The Magallana gigas chromosome 6, xbMagGiga1.1, whole genome shotgun sequence genome includes the window gttttttttgtaataactgAGATTCAGTATAAGACTTATTAGCCATGTAATGTCATGATAACCTATATAATCCATTAAAACGCAATACAACATACCAGTATAAGCATGCATAACATTCACAGTTTCAATTTGGGGATTCAGGAAATTTTTGCAGAGGACCTAGAAACTTGTTTGTTAGGAGTGGGGATGCATTTAGGTTACCATATGAATTAATGAGTCGAAAATTTCTAGGAACCCACTAACACTACTCCACATGATCAGTAAACAGTCtccaccttttttttaaaagtgtaacTATGTTACTCGGTAACATCTCCTACAATTCAGTtctcaaaaatacatgtattggtttaaaacatcacatatctgacaataaaaagatggatttcatttttatttgatgtcaattttaagataattttaataaaaaatactaagCCACATCAACAACTGTAACACACATCATTTCTTTTCATCAGCTTCATCTGTTAGTTTACTtagtttctttttcatttcttgaTATAAGTTTACATAAGTATTTTTCAATTCCTTCATTAAAACTTTCAGATTCTCGTTGTCCAGTCTGTTGTATTCTTTTGGATTTTCGTACAGAAGTTTTAGAGGTGGGTGATTGATTCCATAAAAACTATACAGAGACTGGGTGTAAAACactgaaagaaaacaaaaataaaactgctTCAATCTACACACAAATCTAAGCAATGGCAATTTAAATAATACAGCAAataagataatacatgtacatatagaagaaagaaattaatccctaccataaaataaataatatacaaaaataaaaatattgtttggttaaaatcatattaacataaaatatgtaaaccTTTGCATATGTCATGTCAAAACATTGTcaacatatgaaaaaaaaaaaaatttctttttgcaTCATATATACATCAATTTGACTTTTCACTGCTTTTGTACTTCTCCAGTACATTTCATCCTTAGAATAAGTGATGGAATTAATTTTGACATACTATTAAAATAGTATGTACAGTAGTACTTGCCAACTACTTAATTGGCATATGAAATAGTGAAACTAGCATTTAAatcaaacaacttttaaaagaatgtCATTCTTCTCTCTAGAGGAGACATCCATTAGTCAAATCTGTACTTACCTAATCCTACTATGCCTAAAGATATTGAAGAACGGACCCGATGCTCAACAATGCGAGATTTAAATGTGTTTGTGAGAGGAAATATGAAGCATCCTATGGCTGTCACAAGCATTGTCATACTGTGTAACTGTCTCTTGcgctgtttttctttttcaagttcATCCTGAGTTTTTGTTTCTTCAGTTTGATcttttattttgctgtcaatgacATCTGGTTTGGGATTGGTTGAGGTCTTTTTTTGTGATTCACATGCAGCACACTTAATATTAAACAGTCTGTAGATGGCattcatttttcaattatttgatactaCACCATCTATCTGAAatgaagattaatttttttatgtatctgCCAACATGAAATCTAAAAATCTTTTAGACTGATAGGTTAACTAAAACATCTGCTCTTAAATATACCACTGTTATCATGGTTATGAAAGATGCAATAATcaccatttattttttatcaccTTCTTAGCATGGTGTAATTCTTTTGGGGCTAGGGACCTATGGGCTCTATTGTGCAGATTCATAATTtctaaattcaatcaaactcaAACCATGTGCGCCAGTTTTGGACTTTCTAGTTTAAGTCATTTAGAATATAACGttatatgtttaattttaaaattaaaaccaacCATAATTTTACCACGATCATTTGATAATCATTTTGGAAACAAATAAAAAGGATTTCTATTGCTTACCGATATGTTACGTTTGGCTTGGCTTATTAAaatccatcgcaaatcagtacCGGTGAGAAGTTGGAAGTAGTTATCAATAGTTGAAATGTCACATCTACTCGAATTTCCTCTAAATTTGTACTCCGAGCCCGACTATTGCCTTTAtaggtaaattttatttttctttgaatattaattaaaattgtgtATAATATTTATCATACGGGTAAATTGTTTCCGACTGAAAATCTTCtcaaacagaaaaataacaataatacaGATAATCAGTCTTAAGACTTGAAGTACGAGTTTTACTACTATCACGTTTGTCATTTCGAATTTCCTCGCATTTCTGAAAGTTTTTCATTGAATATGATTTTCGAGTAATATCATAATTACAATATACCTTGGGTATATTGTCACAATATAACGCACTGTTATTTTACACATACTATTTGACGACATGTGCTAGATCCCCATAGTTTCCGGCGcactgtatatgtatacaatatcattgtttttccccttttgattatatatttcatgaaaaccaacatttttcaaagagttGTTAAAAACTCACCACTTGATTTGTTTTGAACTATCTTATCGATAAATTCagatttttattaatgtttttggTAAAATTAAGATCGTTCCTCCAACATTTTGTTCCtgaaattttatgtaaacaatccCAATGTAAAGACTTTCAAAtggttaaaatataaatatctgatcATGTTGACCTTTTTCAGTTGTGAATTGATGTTGCTGTTTTGTGCTTTTTGTAGGGTCTAAAATGGGGAAGATATATGATTTGCTAATAGAACCTTTCGTAAACATTGTCGAAAAAAGACGTTCACAGAGGGAGGTGGCATTAAGAGAGGGCAGACCACCAACAGATGCGCTGGCGGTCAATCAGGGAAACAGAGCGACCCCTGCAGTATTGACTCAGCGAGACGAGGCAACCTCAGAGGAGCTGTCTCGAAAGGAGGAGGAAGAATGCCTCACCTGTAAAGTCATCGCCATCTCTACCTTGATGATGTATGGGACTGCCATCATACTTATTCCCACCACTGAGAAATACAAACAAAGCATGAAAAAATACCTTGCAAACAAAAACTATGTACTGTTGATATTTGCAGTTCATTCTTTCGTTGGAAGTGGTAAGTGGCAATTCAATGCATATTTGCCAATGTGCATGTgcggttccagaattttttttcaggggATTCAATTTTGCGTACCGGGGGAGGGAGTGTCCCGATATGGATAATTTTGTTTGGAGGGAAGGGGGTTTCTAGGCCTAACGTTAT containing:
- the LOC117688955 gene encoding uncharacterized protein, with the protein product MGKIYDLLIEPFVNIVEKRRSQREVALREGRPPTDALAVNQGNRATPAVLTQRDEATSEELSRKEEEECLTCKVIAISTLMMYGTAIILIPTTEKYKQSMKKYLANKNYVLLIFAVHSFVGSGCFAGAVYQGYKLSEMLARRKSVEE